The following are encoded in a window of Roseimaritima ulvae genomic DNA:
- a CDS encoding NAD-dependent epimerase/dehydratase family protein → MIEGKNIFITGGAGFIGSTLAGRLLQSNQVTVYDNLSRNSLKDKSFAEHPNLKLVQGDILDLEALSVAMQGADVVVHCAAIAGIDTVIKSPTQTMHVNMIGSANVLEAASKLNRVDRVVCFSTSEVFGQQAFRSSETDATVMGAVGEARWTYAVSKLAEEHLAVAYYKEKWLPTTVVRPFNVYGPGQVGEGAIQIFIKRAIANQPIQVHGDGSQIRAWCYVDDMVDAVLLCMGHPEAVGESFNIGNQRDVITIYGLANAIVRVLDSSSEISFVPKPWVDVELRIPDVEKAKRLLGFHAKIDLEEGIRRAAAFYRDQSQLAASE, encoded by the coding sequence ATGATTGAAGGTAAAAACATATTCATTACCGGTGGTGCTGGATTCATCGGTTCGACCTTGGCGGGGCGACTGTTGCAGTCCAATCAAGTCACCGTCTATGACAATTTGTCTCGCAACTCTCTGAAGGACAAGTCGTTTGCTGAGCATCCGAATTTGAAGCTGGTTCAAGGAGACATCCTGGATTTAGAAGCCCTCTCGGTGGCCATGCAAGGGGCCGACGTCGTCGTTCATTGTGCGGCCATCGCCGGAATCGACACGGTTATCAAAAGCCCCACGCAAACGATGCATGTCAACATGATCGGCTCGGCCAACGTGCTGGAAGCGGCGTCAAAGCTAAATCGAGTGGACCGCGTCGTCTGTTTCTCCACCAGTGAAGTGTTCGGTCAGCAAGCCTTCCGCTCGAGCGAAACCGATGCGACCGTGATGGGAGCTGTCGGCGAAGCACGCTGGACCTATGCGGTTAGCAAACTGGCAGAAGAACATCTGGCGGTTGCCTACTACAAAGAGAAATGGCTGCCGACGACAGTCGTCAGGCCATTCAACGTCTACGGGCCGGGACAGGTCGGCGAGGGGGCAATTCAGATTTTTATAAAACGCGCCATCGCTAACCAGCCTATCCAGGTACACGGCGATGGAAGTCAGATACGAGCATGGTGCTATGTCGATGACATGGTGGACGCTGTACTGCTTTGCATGGGGCATCCCGAAGCGGTCGGCGAGTCGTTCAATATTGGAAACCAACGCGACGTGATCACGATCTATGGCTTGGCCAATGCCATCGTTCGGGTTCTCGATTCTTCGTCAGAGATTTCTTTTGTTCCCAAACCTTGGGTGGATGTGGAACTTCGTATTCCCGATGTCGAAAAAGCAAAACGACTGCTTGGTTTTCATGCCAAAATCGATCTGGAAGAGGGCATCCGTCGAGCGGCGGCCTTTTATCGAGATCAGTCACAATTAGCAGCCAGCGAGTAG
- a CDS encoding ABC transporter ATP-binding protein — MSRSEVAITVEELSKRYKLGLMHAGSIRELVNGVTDRLLGRRQEQRVDATEFWALRDINFSVQEGEVVGLIGRNGAGKSTLLKILSRITKPTTGRARIHGRVGSLLEVGTGFHPELTGRENIYLNGTMLGMSTREISRKLDQIIDFSEIEKFIDTPVKRYSSGMYVRLAFAVAAHLEPEVLIVDEVLAVGDSVFQKKCIGKMQEVGTEGRTVLFVSHNMGAVKQLCSRAILLEHGQVVTEGRVNDVVNRYLLGATECDSQGWIPHDQVRTGTGEARIRRVQLLGEQGDVATETLLGQRLHVRLDVEVLEDIPDAHFEIGVYSEDGIAVAVTHRDIDCDVDKLPVGNLVVDAEVDVPLLPGRYRIGAAVYRDSGYTIDGLERTVGFEVARYGKDHARPYRWGEVRGYVRPETKWAVSGAAVSQRTLVNKQVK, encoded by the coding sequence ATGAGTCGTAGCGAAGTCGCCATTACCGTCGAGGAGCTCAGCAAGCGCTACAAGCTTGGGCTGATGCATGCCGGATCGATACGTGAACTGGTCAATGGCGTCACCGATCGATTACTTGGTCGGCGACAGGAGCAGCGCGTCGATGCCACGGAATTTTGGGCACTCCGCGACATCAACTTTTCGGTTCAAGAAGGGGAAGTCGTTGGACTGATTGGACGCAATGGGGCGGGCAAGTCCACGCTGCTGAAAATCCTTTCTCGGATCACCAAGCCCACTACGGGGCGAGCGCGTATTCACGGACGCGTGGGCAGCTTGTTGGAGGTCGGTACGGGCTTCCATCCCGAATTAACAGGTCGCGAGAACATCTATCTGAACGGCACCATGCTGGGCATGTCCACGCGAGAGATATCGCGGAAGCTCGATCAGATCATCGACTTTTCGGAGATCGAGAAGTTCATCGATACTCCGGTCAAGCGTTATAGCAGCGGAATGTATGTGCGGTTGGCGTTTGCCGTCGCCGCGCATCTCGAGCCCGAAGTTCTGATTGTCGATGAAGTCTTGGCCGTCGGCGATAGTGTGTTTCAAAAGAAGTGCATCGGCAAAATGCAAGAAGTCGGCACGGAAGGACGCACTGTGCTGTTTGTCAGCCACAACATGGGGGCTGTCAAGCAGTTGTGTTCGCGTGCGATTTTGCTAGAGCATGGCCAGGTCGTGACCGAGGGGCGAGTTAATGACGTCGTCAATCGCTATCTGTTGGGCGCGACCGAGTGCGATTCCCAGGGTTGGATCCCCCACGACCAAGTTCGTACCGGGACCGGAGAAGCACGCATCCGCCGAGTTCAGTTGTTGGGTGAACAGGGGGACGTGGCAACAGAAACCTTGCTGGGCCAGCGTTTGCACGTGCGATTGGACGTGGAGGTGTTGGAAGACATTCCGGATGCTCACTTCGAAATTGGGGTCTATTCGGAAGATGGCATCGCCGTAGCGGTAACGCATCGCGACATCGATTGTGATGTCGACAAATTGCCCGTGGGGAATCTGGTTGTCGACGCGGAGGTCGACGTGCCATTGCTGCCAGGACGGTACCGCATCGGTGCCGCCGTTTACCGTGACAGCGGCTATACGATTGACGGATTAGAACGAACCGTGGGCTTTGAAGTCGCCCGTTACGGTAAAGATCATGCCCGCCCATATCGCTGGGGCGAGGTGCGAGGGTACGTACGCCCCGAAACCAAATGGGCTGTGAGTGGGGCCGCTGTTTCCCAGCGAACGCTCGTCAACAAACAGGTAAAGTAA
- a CDS encoding ABC transporter permease — MNSPTSKPITEILPESGWPSLGLRELWQYRDMLKLLVWRDFSSRYRQSFIGVGWALIRPIVSVVVFTIVFGKMVGVPSDDVPYPIFNFTGMLPWLFFAGVLATSSQSMTSGAALISKVYFPRLILPLSKIAGGLIDLAIQFALLAFMMFYFGVSPTPKLLAIPLFLIMAIMAALALGLLLTTVSVKYRDVHHVVPFLIQTWMWMTPVVYPSSMVDEKWRYLYGLNPLVGVVDGFRWSVLGSVDPDWRMMLISLVTTVVLMVFSLYYFRRTESKFADII, encoded by the coding sequence ATGAATTCCCCGACATCCAAACCGATTACCGAAATCCTTCCCGAGAGCGGCTGGCCCTCGTTGGGTTTGCGCGAACTGTGGCAGTATCGCGACATGCTCAAACTGTTGGTATGGCGTGATTTTTCGTCGCGTTATCGCCAGAGCTTTATCGGAGTTGGCTGGGCTTTGATTCGACCCATCGTTTCGGTGGTCGTGTTCACGATTGTGTTTGGCAAGATGGTGGGGGTGCCGTCGGACGACGTCCCCTACCCCATTTTTAATTTCACAGGCATGTTGCCTTGGCTGTTTTTCGCCGGAGTCCTGGCGACCTCCAGTCAAAGCATGACCAGTGGGGCCGCGCTGATTTCAAAGGTCTATTTTCCGCGCTTGATCTTGCCGCTTTCGAAGATTGCCGGCGGGCTGATCGACTTGGCGATTCAGTTTGCCCTGTTAGCGTTCATGATGTTCTACTTCGGTGTATCGCCGACGCCAAAGCTGCTGGCGATCCCGCTGTTTTTGATCATGGCCATCATGGCGGCGCTGGCCCTGGGGTTGCTGCTGACGACCGTCAGTGTCAAGTATCGCGACGTGCATCACGTCGTTCCCTTTTTGATTCAAACCTGGATGTGGATGACACCCGTGGTCTATCCCAGCAGCATGGTGGATGAAAAGTGGCGATACCTGTACGGGTTGAATCCACTGGTCGGGGTGGTCGACGGTTTTCGTTGGTCGGTGCTCGGCAGTGTGGATCCCGATTGGCGGATGATGTTGATTTCGTTGGTGACAACGGTCGTGTTGATGGTCTTCAGCCTGTACTATTTCCGGCGAACCGAATCCAAGTTCGCTGATATTATTTAG
- a CDS encoding O-antigen ligase family protein, whose translation MWALKKTGKPHRPATRSQLHRTAASPSSGGFRTGVVYGLQAVVIGTLMLMPAWAAWDFGGVLPWTQWALATTLLLLAVPVAVVLIIQAPISRRKMSLAIPVILLVAWTAGWLQTLPLPVSMVEFVAQQSSETYQQWLPTELRSEALSIEQPEFKALASGNAFISISPWQSRMATANFAVFSAAVLFSAVVFRRKWTMVFAFALTACSGAGLAFLSSLHHQAPLAIANAGSGDRSFGPFVNANNAACYLNLTLAFAIGWLTYSLTKPTDRNVPDARYRAQQGAPLEKLAQVIQLRIRHLSISTVIAFLLCFVIAVGVVSTTSRGGLLGTAVGLAAVVTLGLCRTFNAHVLRTMVAAGGLAFVFGMAWMLNQGDARHSGSIGDDRSVSTRLDHWSDASLAAWQFLPLGSGVGTYRFAYLPFQQHGESEWFLNADNLAVEWFVEGGIWELPLLTIGVVALVWMLIKLSNVRHAPHLAGLVVAVWFMLASQATSQLFDFGLLLPANYLLVAVLCGACIGYHDQVSRKGKSLTRRSRTAPSASQTKAVNADRGWAFPWPLLTTRVAYGLCCGGAVLTLVVATSQLNAAAHSDHWVRRAKLLHGNARLGVDWEAMGSQNALLLSGLDENSQDPDVHSALAKCWILQSRLAAVEDAEASGLTPQEAWRVSSPAVMRTLLFDSRGTSMRQNLATELSPAQYQALQNARTHALFSLLLCPLNPEIRAVLVDLDFMAQDPASSAQLLSQLAELRPRATRAGDWAVRKALVNPGKEAAATICRQHLERFPDRLPTLWAGLTRQQDVDFTLRCLPDQLPVLLAAAELTVPGTELCTAVMQHAERHLTQAGGDGQEANAVYRGRLAELNQQFELAVKYYTSAVKQNPTDHELRFRLVVVLEHEGRFAEAKDHLHRCLLQSPGNAVYRAKQDALRNKI comes from the coding sequence ATGTGGGCCCTTAAAAAAACCGGCAAGCCGCATCGTCCGGCAACTCGCTCCCAATTGCATCGAACCGCTGCGTCGCCCTCCAGTGGCGGATTTCGCACGGGGGTTGTGTACGGTCTGCAAGCAGTTGTGATTGGGACGTTGATGTTGATGCCTGCCTGGGCCGCGTGGGACTTTGGCGGAGTATTGCCGTGGACGCAGTGGGCGCTGGCCACGACGTTGCTGTTGCTGGCTGTGCCTGTCGCCGTCGTGCTGATCATCCAAGCACCAATTTCACGAAGAAAGATGTCGCTGGCGATTCCCGTCATTTTGTTGGTGGCCTGGACTGCTGGGTGGCTGCAAACCCTTCCGCTTCCTGTTTCGATGGTGGAATTTGTAGCCCAGCAATCAAGCGAAACCTATCAGCAGTGGCTACCCACCGAACTGCGATCCGAAGCTCTGTCGATAGAGCAGCCTGAATTCAAAGCCTTGGCTTCCGGAAATGCATTTATAAGTATTTCGCCTTGGCAATCCCGGATGGCCACTGCGAACTTTGCCGTGTTTTCGGCCGCCGTGTTGTTTTCGGCGGTGGTCTTTCGGCGAAAGTGGACGATGGTGTTTGCCTTTGCTTTGACGGCCTGTTCCGGTGCGGGGCTCGCTTTCCTGTCTTCACTCCACCATCAGGCACCGTTGGCAATCGCCAACGCCGGTTCCGGCGATCGATCCTTTGGCCCGTTTGTGAACGCGAACAATGCGGCCTGTTACTTGAATTTGACGTTGGCGTTTGCCATCGGTTGGCTAACCTATTCGTTAACGAAGCCCACCGACCGGAATGTTCCCGACGCACGTTACCGTGCTCAGCAAGGGGCACCGCTTGAGAAACTGGCTCAAGTGATTCAGTTGCGAATTAGACACTTGTCCATTTCCACAGTCATTGCATTTCTGCTCTGTTTCGTGATCGCCGTGGGGGTTGTCTCGACGACTTCACGCGGTGGCTTATTGGGAACTGCCGTTGGACTAGCGGCCGTCGTGACCTTAGGACTATGTCGAACGTTTAATGCTCACGTGTTGCGGACGATGGTTGCTGCCGGAGGGCTTGCGTTTGTGTTCGGGATGGCCTGGATGCTCAATCAAGGTGACGCCCGCCACAGCGGGAGTATCGGCGACGATCGATCCGTTTCCACTCGACTCGATCATTGGAGCGATGCGTCGTTGGCGGCTTGGCAATTCCTGCCGCTGGGCTCCGGTGTAGGGACCTACCGGTTTGCGTATCTGCCATTTCAGCAACATGGGGAATCGGAATGGTTCCTGAATGCGGATAACCTAGCCGTAGAATGGTTTGTCGAAGGGGGCATCTGGGAGCTGCCGCTGTTGACGATTGGCGTGGTAGCCCTGGTGTGGATGTTGATCAAGCTCAGCAACGTCCGGCATGCGCCCCATTTAGCCGGATTGGTCGTCGCGGTGTGGTTTATGTTGGCGTCGCAGGCGACGTCGCAATTATTCGATTTCGGTCTGTTGTTGCCCGCCAACTACTTGCTGGTTGCAGTCCTCTGCGGCGCCTGCATCGGCTACCACGACCAAGTTTCACGCAAAGGAAAATCGCTGACACGGCGCAGCCGTACCGCTCCTTCTGCGAGCCAGACAAAAGCCGTCAATGCGGATCGCGGATGGGCCTTTCCGTGGCCTTTGTTAACTACCAGGGTCGCCTACGGGTTGTGCTGTGGAGGGGCTGTATTGACGCTTGTAGTGGCCACCAGCCAACTCAATGCAGCCGCTCACAGCGACCATTGGGTGCGCCGCGCAAAGTTGCTTCACGGTAACGCTCGATTGGGAGTCGATTGGGAAGCGATGGGCTCCCAAAACGCGTTGCTTCTCAGCGGGCTGGATGAGAACTCCCAGGATCCCGATGTACATTCTGCGTTGGCCAAGTGTTGGATTTTGCAGAGCCGTTTAGCAGCAGTTGAAGATGCGGAAGCCAGTGGGCTAACGCCCCAGGAAGCTTGGCGCGTATCCTCGCCAGCGGTCATGCGTACGTTGCTGTTTGATTCGCGGGGGACGTCTATGCGGCAAAACCTCGCGACGGAATTATCGCCCGCCCAGTATCAAGCCCTGCAGAACGCTCGCACGCATGCTTTGTTTTCACTCTTGCTGTGCCCACTGAATCCTGAAATTCGAGCGGTTCTAGTGGACCTCGACTTCATGGCTCAGGATCCTGCTTCGAGTGCACAATTGTTGTCGCAGTTAGCGGAACTGAGGCCGCGAGCTACGAGAGCGGGTGATTGGGCGGTTCGCAAGGCATTGGTCAATCCGGGCAAAGAGGCGGCTGCCACGATATGCCGGCAACACCTTGAACGTTTCCCCGATCGCTTGCCGACGTTGTGGGCCGGGCTCACCCGTCAACAGGACGTTGACTTCACGTTGCGTTGCTTGCCGGATCAATTGCCGGTTTTGTTGGCAGCCGCTGAATTGACGGTTCCGGGTACCGAGTTATGTACTGCGGTCATGCAGCATGCGGAACGACATCTGACACAGGCGGGCGGCGACGGGCAGGAGGCTAATGCCGTCTATCGCGGACGCCTCGCCGAACTGAATCAACAGTTTGAGTTGGCCGTGAAATACTACACGTCCGCGGTGAAACAAAATCCGACAGACCACGAATTGCGGTTTCGCTTGGTTGTTGTGCTGGAGCACGAAGGCCGGTTTGCCGAAGCCAAAGACCACTTGCACCGCTGTCTACTGCAATCGCCGGGCAATGCGGTTTATCGAGCCAAACAGGACGCTCTTCGCAACAAGATTTAG
- a CDS encoding Gfo/Idh/MocA family protein — protein sequence MTQQFALIGAAGFVAPKHMKAIRDTGNELIAAMDRNDSVGVIDSYAPEAAFFTEFERFDRFLEKRRREQGGEAIDYLAICSPNYLHDAHCRLALRVGAHAICEKPLVINPWNLDQLRELEQEYGKKVYSVLQLRLHPEVIALKEQVEASQRSDHEIELTYITRRGRWYHQSWKGNPELSGGLGMNIGVHFFDFLLWIFGSVQRSYLHLSQPDKLSGVLHLEKARIKWFLSIDHHDLPDEVQAAGGYAHRAIRVDGNEVDLSKGFTDLHTEVYRNILAGGGHGIDEAQRAIELIYQIRTSQTVPTGGAAHPFLSPKQSLRV from the coding sequence TTGACTCAACAATTTGCCCTGATCGGTGCCGCTGGTTTTGTGGCTCCCAAGCACATGAAAGCGATTCGGGACACCGGCAACGAACTCATCGCCGCGATGGACCGCAATGACTCTGTCGGCGTGATCGATTCCTATGCCCCCGAAGCCGCTTTCTTCACTGAGTTCGAACGCTTTGATCGATTTCTCGAAAAACGACGCCGCGAACAGGGCGGTGAAGCGATCGACTACCTGGCCATCTGCTCACCCAACTACTTGCACGACGCTCACTGCCGGCTCGCGCTGCGGGTCGGGGCACATGCGATTTGCGAAAAACCTTTGGTGATCAATCCCTGGAACTTGGATCAGCTGCGGGAACTCGAGCAAGAGTATGGCAAAAAGGTGTACTCCGTCTTGCAGCTTCGTTTGCACCCCGAAGTCATCGCGCTAAAGGAGCAAGTCGAGGCGTCCCAACGATCCGATCACGAAATTGAGTTGACTTACATTACCCGCCGCGGTCGCTGGTATCACCAATCATGGAAAGGCAATCCCGAACTATCCGGCGGTCTGGGGATGAACATCGGAGTGCATTTCTTCGACTTCCTGCTCTGGATCTTCGGCTCGGTGCAGCGTAGTTACCTGCATCTGAGTCAACCCGACAAGCTCTCGGGGGTGCTGCACTTAGAAAAAGCACGTATCAAATGGTTTCTCTCGATCGATCATCATGACCTCCCCGATGAAGTGCAAGCCGCAGGCGGCTACGCCCACCGAGCGATCCGCGTGGACGGTAACGAAGTCGATCTGTCCAAAGGTTTTACCGACCTGCATACGGAGGTCTACCGCAACATTCTGGCCGGCGGTGGGCACGGGATCGACGAAGCCCAGCGGGCGATCGAGCTGATCTATCAAATCCGCACCAGTCAAACGGTACCCACCGGCGGCGCCGCGCATCCCTTCCTGTCCCCGAAACAATCCCTCCGCGTTTAG
- a CDS encoding DegT/DnrJ/EryC1/StrS family aminotransferase encodes MIRLAIPAIDQDEIDAVTAVLRSGYLVQGPKVAEFESALAQLVGVQHAVAVSSGTSALHLALVALGIGPGDIVITTAYSWPATANVIELCGAETRFVDICLDDFNIDVVQLEAECERLQADPNTSDRIKAIMPVHAFGMPANMGEIVKIAAKYGLNVVEDAACALGASWAGKPCGSWGAMGCFSFHPRKAITTGEGGVITTNDTALANRLKTLRNHGLSPTASTPDFIAAGFNYRLTDIGAAIGLAQLGKLETLLARRREKVACYTELLKEANVLPPKEQAQAKSVFQSYVIKIADDNVNKHIIEMLRERGVESTIGTYHVPMIRYFREKYAIQTGDFPVADIAMQSALTLPLHHELTVDDQRFVVEQLLSSITAVVSE; translated from the coding sequence ATGATTCGCCTCGCCATTCCCGCTATCGACCAGGATGAAATCGACGCCGTTACAGCGGTGCTCCGATCGGGCTACTTGGTGCAAGGGCCCAAGGTTGCAGAGTTCGAATCGGCACTTGCCCAGTTGGTAGGGGTGCAGCATGCCGTCGCCGTAAGCAGTGGTACCTCAGCCCTGCATTTGGCCCTGGTGGCGTTGGGCATTGGCCCGGGCGATATCGTGATCACCACCGCTTATTCATGGCCAGCCACTGCCAACGTGATCGAACTGTGTGGCGCCGAAACGCGGTTCGTGGACATCTGTTTGGATGACTTCAATATCGATGTCGTCCAATTGGAAGCCGAGTGTGAACGTTTGCAGGCAGATCCCAACACGTCGGACCGCATCAAGGCCATTATGCCGGTTCACGCTTTTGGCATGCCGGCCAATATGGGCGAGATCGTGAAGATCGCCGCTAAGTATGGCCTCAATGTTGTTGAGGACGCCGCCTGTGCGTTGGGAGCAAGTTGGGCCGGCAAGCCGTGTGGCAGTTGGGGGGCGATGGGCTGTTTCAGTTTTCATCCCCGCAAGGCAATCACAACCGGGGAAGGTGGCGTGATCACGACGAACGACACCGCGTTGGCAAATCGCCTTAAAACTCTCCGCAATCATGGGCTCTCGCCAACGGCATCGACTCCCGATTTTATCGCAGCCGGATTCAACTATCGCCTGACCGATATCGGAGCCGCTATCGGGCTGGCTCAACTTGGCAAATTGGAAACGCTGCTTGCTCGTCGGCGTGAGAAAGTTGCTTGCTACACAGAGTTGCTGAAAGAAGCGAACGTGTTGCCACCGAAAGAACAGGCACAGGCAAAATCGGTCTTTCAGTCCTATGTGATCAAAATTGCCGATGACAACGTCAACAAACACATCATTGAGATGCTGCGTGAGCGGGGTGTGGAGTCGACCATCGGGACCTATCATGTACCTATGATTCGTTACTTTCGCGAGAAGTACGCCATTCAAACCGGAGATTTCCCCGTTGCCGACATAGCCATGCAATCGGCGTTGACTTTGCCGCTGCATCATGAGTTAACTGTCGATGATCAACGGTTCGTCGTCGAACAATTGCTCAGTAGCATCACTGCAGTCGTTTCTGAGTAG
- a CDS encoding glycosyltransferase family 4 protein, translating to MLRNSQQPYTSGLGQSLKPGIAASVTPATISLPLDDAFSLDRISVRPTLEPSCHNRPKSAPQPFRSPRWGGSGNPSQPVRIAPLRRTSISSRDRTPQRSPQPATNQITRICFTANAAWNLAHFRLNHMRAVQALGVEVHAAAPPDDYVPQLQRHGIQFHPWTIQRRSLNPFRELASLASLARIYRRVKPDLVHHYTVKALLYGTVSARLCGVPAIVNAVTGLPYLIISPKASLRGKLAQRLSMNWYVWSLAGRRTHVVLQNQDDLDLLRRFGSPLRENATVTRGSGVDLERFPATLPHRGQPPQILFVGRLLREKGFFELIEAMRQLKRQGSDAKLLVCGDIDAGNRSSATAEQCRQWIEEGLIHNLERVDDVRPYLRRADLVVLPSYREGTPRALLEAMAMSRPLLTTDVPGCREVVEDQVNGRLVPVQDASALAAALQSMLSCPADLVRMGQASRHKAEREFDERTVIETNLNIYRQLLPDWNPSLAPGGPTELSGESLPEQPADSSQELEI from the coding sequence ATGCTTCGGAACTCACAACAACCGTACACCAGCGGCCTGGGGCAATCGTTAAAGCCCGGAATAGCAGCGTCTGTGACGCCTGCAACGATTTCACTCCCGCTGGATGACGCTTTCTCACTTGACCGCATTTCGGTTCGCCCTACGCTCGAGCCATCGTGTCATAATCGACCCAAATCAGCCCCCCAACCATTTCGCAGCCCTCGCTGGGGGGGAAGCGGTAATCCTTCCCAACCCGTACGCATTGCACCGCTGAGGAGAACGAGCATTTCCAGTCGCGACCGAACGCCGCAGCGGAGCCCCCAGCCTGCCACCAACCAGATCACGCGGATCTGCTTTACCGCCAACGCGGCCTGGAACCTCGCGCACTTTCGCCTCAATCATATGCGGGCGGTGCAAGCTCTGGGCGTGGAGGTGCATGCGGCGGCGCCCCCGGACGACTATGTCCCCCAACTGCAACGCCATGGTATCCAGTTTCATCCCTGGACGATCCAGCGACGCAGCCTGAACCCGTTTCGCGAGCTGGCTTCGCTGGCCAGCCTAGCCCGCATCTACCGCCGGGTGAAACCCGATCTGGTCCATCACTACACGGTCAAAGCCCTGCTGTACGGCACGGTCAGCGCGCGGCTGTGCGGCGTGCCGGCAATCGTCAACGCCGTCACGGGGTTGCCGTACCTGATCATTTCCCCCAAGGCCAGCCTTCGCGGCAAACTGGCCCAGCGGCTGTCGATGAATTGGTATGTGTGGAGTCTGGCCGGCCGGCGGACCCACGTCGTTCTTCAGAACCAAGACGACCTCGACCTGCTGCGTCGCTTCGGCAGTCCACTGCGAGAAAACGCCACGGTGACCCGCGGATCGGGCGTCGACCTCGAGCGGTTTCCGGCGACGCTTCCCCATCGCGGCCAGCCACCTCAGATCCTGTTTGTCGGCCGACTACTGCGAGAAAAGGGGTTCTTCGAACTGATCGAGGCGATGCGGCAATTAAAGCGCCAGGGCAGCGACGCGAAGCTTTTGGTGTGCGGCGATATCGATGCCGGTAACCGCTCCAGCGCCACCGCCGAGCAGTGCCGACAATGGATTGAGGAGGGTTTGATCCATAACCTGGAACGCGTTGACGATGTCCGTCCTTATCTAAGGCGGGCCGACCTAGTGGTACTGCCCAGCTACCGTGAGGGCACCCCGCGAGCGCTGCTCGAAGCCATGGCGATGTCGCGGCCTCTGCTGACCACTGACGTGCCGGGCTGCCGGGAAGTCGTCGAAGATCAGGTCAACGGTCGGTTGGTGCCAGTGCAAGACGCGTCGGCATTGGCCGCGGCCTTGCAGTCGATGCTGAGCTGCCCCGCAGACCTGGTTCGAATGGGGCAGGCCAGCCGCCACAAGGCGGAGCGAGAATTTGACGAGCGGACCGTGATCGAAACCAATCTGAACATCTATCGCCAATTATTGCCGGACTGGAACCCCAGCTTGGCTCCAGGGGGCCCGACCGAGTTGTCCGGGGAGTCCTTACCGGAACAACCGGCAGACTCATCGCAAGAGTTGGAGATTTAG
- a CDS encoding DegT/DnrJ/EryC1/StrS family aminotransferase, whose protein sequence is MGGTFSGVTHGNEVRADSTSAFPSHFLRTSQPQPLPFLDGGATHVGHRFIMQFIDLQTQYVSYQDEIDARMRQVMEHGRFIMGPEINELEQQLCEFTASKHCLTVSSGTTSLEIALRALGIGPGDEVITVPFTWISSAEVILLVGATPVFVDIDPATFNIDLGKLEAAITPNTKAILPVCLFGQMPDFNRLNVIAAQYGVPVIEDAAQSFGATQEGKRSCNMSTVGSTSFFPAKPLGCYGDGGALFTDDDELAAAMKAIRTHGGSRHHHTLVGTNGRFDTLQAAVILAKLPHFQNEVDARGRIGARYSEALRDVCQVPEVAAGNTHVYAQYTIRVPKRDELAKKLSEAGIPTAVYYPKCLHEQPVFETLGYKLGDFPNSEAASREVLSLPMHPFLSHQDQDKIIAALRSSLHASLV, encoded by the coding sequence ATGGGTGGCACTTTCTCAGGTGTCACTCACGGGAACGAAGTTCGCGCCGACAGCACTTCGGCTTTCCCCTCTCATTTCTTACGCACCTCGCAGCCGCAGCCACTACCGTTTCTCGATGGTGGTGCAACCCACGTGGGCCACCGTTTCATTATGCAGTTCATCGACTTGCAAACTCAGTACGTCAGCTATCAGGATGAAATCGATGCGCGGATGCGCCAGGTGATGGAACACGGCCGATTCATTATGGGGCCCGAGATTAATGAACTGGAACAGCAGCTCTGCGAATTCACGGCGTCCAAACATTGCCTCACAGTGTCCAGCGGAACCACCAGCCTCGAGATCGCGCTGCGTGCCTTAGGGATCGGCCCTGGTGATGAAGTCATCACCGTGCCGTTCACATGGATCAGTAGCGCCGAAGTGATTCTGCTGGTGGGAGCAACGCCGGTCTTCGTCGACATTGACCCAGCCACGTTTAATATCGATCTAGGCAAACTCGAAGCGGCCATCACCCCGAACACCAAAGCCATCCTGCCGGTGTGCTTATTCGGACAGATGCCCGATTTCAATCGCCTCAACGTAATCGCGGCACAGTATGGTGTCCCGGTGATCGAAGATGCCGCACAAAGTTTTGGAGCCACTCAAGAAGGGAAACGCAGTTGCAACATGTCCACCGTCGGAAGCACCAGTTTTTTCCCGGCCAAGCCGTTAGGCTGCTATGGGGATGGCGGTGCACTGTTTACGGATGACGATGAACTGGCCGCCGCGATGAAAGCAATTCGGACTCACGGCGGCAGTCGGCATCACCACACGTTGGTGGGCACGAATGGTCGTTTCGATACGTTGCAAGCCGCAGTCATCCTCGCCAAATTGCCGCACTTTCAAAACGAAGTCGATGCCCGGGGCCGGATCGGAGCCCGGTACTCCGAGGCCCTGCGTGACGTCTGCCAGGTTCCCGAAGTGGCCGCGGGTAATACCCATGTCTACGCCCAGTACACGATTCGCGTGCCCAAGCGAGACGAGCTCGCAAAGAAGCTCAGCGAAGCTGGCATCCCCACTGCCGTGTACTATCCCAAGTGCTTGCATGAACAGCCTGTGTTCGAAACCCTGGGCTACAAGTTGGGCGATTTCCCAAACAGCGAGGCCGCGTCGCGGGAAGTCCTCAGCTTGCCCATGCACCCGTTCTTGAGCCATCAAGACCAGGACAAAATCATCGCCGCACTAAGAAGCAGCTTGCACGCAAGCTTGGTGTGA